Within the Nitrospira sp. genome, the region GTGATTGAAAAGTCAATGCGATCGGCGGTGATTTCGGCGGCGCAAATGGCTGCTCATCGATGGCAAGTAGTATGTGGCTTTCATGCATGATCACCGATTGCCTGGTGATCGGGTCGCTCTGAAATCAGGGAGCGGAGCGCGTTGGGGCGGCGCCTCTACGCCCCATGGCACTTTTTGTATTTCTTCCCGCTCCCGCACGGGCAGGGGTCGTTGCGGCCGACTTTATCGACGTGTCCCTTCGGCGCGGCGGTCGAGATCGCCTCGTCGCCGTGGCTCAGGGTGATCCGGGGTGGTAGCTGCGGGGGAGGAGACGTGGGAACCTCCTGCTGGCGGACCTCTTGGATGCGGAACAACCGCTCCAGGGCATCCGACTGAATGCGTCCCATCAGGTTCGAAAACATGTCGAACCCTTCGCGCTTGTATTCGATGAGCGGGTCTTTCTGCCCGTACCCGCGCAGGCCGATACCGTCGCGCAAGTGATCCATGCCGAGCAGATGTTCCTTCCAGTGGTGGTCGATGACCTGAAGGAGAATGAGCTTCTCGAGCTGCCGGAGGATGTCGGGGCGAATCTCCTGTTCCTTCGCCGCGTAGGCGTGCTGAACGGCTTCCTTCATGTCTTCCAAGAGGGCGTCGCGACCCATTTCCTTGAGGCTGTCGACGCCTTCGGAGTGTCCCGCCGCAATGTCCACGCCGAACTGGCCGTTCATGGATTCGGCCAGGCTCTTGAAATCCCACTCTTCCGGATACTGCTCTTCCGGGCAGCACACGTCCACGAACGAGGTGACGACGTTATGCATCATGTCGCGAACTTCGCCGGAAATATCCTCGCTGGTAAAGACGGCGCGGCGGTGCTGATAAATGATTTCACGCTGCTTGTTCATGACGTCGTCGTACTCGAGCAATTGCTTCCGGATCTCGAAATTGTGCGCCTCGACCTTGGTTTGGGCATTCTGGATGGCGCGCGTCACCATGCCGTGTTCGATCGGCACGCCTTCTTCCATGCCGAGCTTGAGCATGAGATTTGAGACACGCTCCGACGCGAAGATGCGCATGAGGTCGTCTTCGAGCGACAGGTAAAAGCGCGAGGATCCCGGATCGCCCTGCCGACCTGCGCGGCCACGGAGCTGGTTGTCGATCCGTCGGCTTTCATGGCGCTCGGTGCCGAGGATATGCAGCCCGCCTGCGCCCACGACCTCCTGCTTGTTTTTTTCGCAGTCGGCCTTGATCTCCTCATAGACTGCCAGGCGGCGGTCCTCGGGGAGGCCTTCTTCTCGATAGAGCAGTTGCTTGAAGGTGAACTCCGGGTTGCCTCCGAGCAAAATGTCGGTCCCGCGGCCGGCCATGTTGGTGGCGATCGTCACGGCGCTCTTGCGGCCCGCCTGGGCGATGATTTCGGCTTCGCGCTCGTGATACTTCGCGTTTAGGACGTGATGCTTCACGCCTTGGCGGCTGAGGAGTCCCGACAAGCGTTCCGACTTTTCGATGGAGATGGTGCCCACGAGGACGGGCTGGCCGTGCTCGTAGCATTCTTTGATTTCCTCGACGATGGCGTTGAACTTTTCGCGCTCGGTACGGAAGACGACGTCGGCGTAGTCCTTCCGGACGTTCGGCCGATTGGTGGGGATGACGTTGACGTCGAGGTTGTAGATTTTGGCGAACTCGGCGGCTTCCGTGTCGGCGGTGCCGGTCATGCCGGCGAGCTTCTTGTACATCCGGAAGTAGTTCTGGAACGTGACGGATGCGAGCGTTTGGTTTTCGTTGGCGATCTTGACGCCTTCTTTGGCTTCCACGGCTTGATGGAGCCCATCGCTCCAGCGTCGTCCCGGCATGAGCCGGCCCGTGAATTCGTCCACGATGATGACTTCGCCGTCCTTCACTACGTACTCGACGTCCCGCTTGTAGAGCGTGTGTGCCTGAAGCGCCTTAATCACGTGATGGACCAGGTTCATGTTGGCGATGTCGTACAGGTTTTCCACGCCGAGCAGTTTTTCGACGCGAGCGTTTCCCTCCTCCGTCAGCGCGGCGGTCTTCGTTTTTTCCTCGATCGTGAAGTCGCGCTCGGCCTTGAGCTGCGGAATGATGGCGTTACAGCGATAATAGAGATCGGTCGTGTCATCCGTGGGGCCTGAAATGATCAGGGGCGTCCGGGCCTCGTCGATCAAAATGCTGTCGACCTCGTCGACGATCGCATAGTTCAATTCACGCTGCACGCACTGTCCGATGTCACTGACGATCAGGTTGTCGCGCAGGTAATCGAAGCCGAATTCGTTGTTCGTGCCGTAGGTGATATCGGCGCGGTAGGCCTCTTGCCTCGTGCAGGGCCGCAGGTGCTGCAGCCGTTTGTCGGCGGCATCGTAGGTCGGGTCGTACAAGAACGAGGCGTCGTGCTGGATCACGCCGACCGAGAGGCCGAGGAAATGATACACCTGGCTCATCCACTGGGCGTCGCGTTTGGCTAGATAGTCGTTGACGGTCACGAGATGGGCGCCTTGACCCGACAGCGCGTTGAGATAGAGCGGAAGGGTAGCGACCAGCGTCTTGCCTTCACCGGTTTTCATTTCGGCGATCCGGCCCTTGTGAAGGATCATGCCGCCCAGGAGTTGCACGTCGAAATGCCGCATATTCAGGCGACGGCGCCCGGCCTCGCGGCAGACCGCAAAGGCCTCCGGTAACAGGTCCTCGAGGGTTTCGCCGTCCGCCAGACGGCTTTGAAACTCTTTGGTTTTTCCCGTGAGGGCTTCGTCGGAGAGTGGTGTCAGGCTCGCTTCCAAGCCGTTGATCCGCTCGACCGTCGGCCGTAAGGCTTTGATCTCGCGTTCGTTCTTACTTCCAAAGATCAGATTGAGCAGGCGTGTGAGCATGTTGGTCTAAAGGGTGTACGGTTATCTATTCGGCGGGACTCACGGTCCTATCTTGAGAAAAGTATAACTGAATTACTGGATGAATCCTACAGGAAAGGCGGCCCGGTCTTGGCGGGCGGGCTGAAGGTCCGCGGTCGGCACGATGGCATGGCGCTTCCGATCTTGACAGGGTATGTGGATTCTCATTAGCATCAGCGCGCCATGATCCGTCGAGTGGAAGGAGCCAAGGGACGCCGCGTGATTGCCATGGGATTGGCGATCGTGCTCGTTGCCGTCTCCGCGCTCATGTATCCGGCCACGGTTCCGCACGCAGCGCATCACGCCGCCCACAATGCAACCACGCACGGCTCGGTCTTGTGCACGTGGCTCTGCTCGGCCGGACAAGCGGCGGAATTCTCGCTCGGGTCACCTTCAGCGGTATTCGCGCGGTCCGAGCCTAGTCCGGTACCCCAGATCGCCTCGTTCGATCGTGTCGTCTCCGTCTTTAGCTCTTCGCGCGCTCCTCCTGCTATCACGACCTAGCTTCATTCCGTTACCGAGCCCATTATTGTTCATTGACTCGATGCTGCCTCGAGCTAGGGTCGACTCTGCTCCCCCCAATCAAGGCAACTCGGGGGATCGGACCTAACCGGGAGGCGTTCATGATGAAACAACCACTGCTGATCCTATTGAGCGTATCCGCGCTGCTTTGGAGTTGGGGGATAGAACCGGCGCGCGGTATGGGGTCTCGAGTGCCTGCGGTCGGCATGCCCGCGGCGGACTTCACGCTGATCGATCTGGACGGGAACACGCGCACCCTGGCTGATTATAAGGGAAAGGTCGTGCTGCTGAATTTTTGGGCGACGTGGTGCAAGCCGTGCACGACCGAGATGCCCGCCATGCAGTCGGCCTATGACCGCCTCAAAGACAAGGGGCTCGTGGTGGTGGCCGTGAACGAGCTCGAGGATGAAGCAAGGGTCCGTGAACACATTGTCGAGTACGGTCATACGTTTCCCGTGCTGCTCGATCGCGACAACGACGTGGCCAATCTCTACGGCGTCTTTGGACTGCCGGTGAGCGTGTTCATCGATGGGAACGGGAAGGTCCAGGAATACGTGAAAGGCAGCCTGTTGACCGAGCAGAAAATCCAGGATGTCTTCGATCGGCTTCATGCCGCATCCAGCGCGCAAGCCGCCGTGACCAGATAAGACGTTCACGCTGATGTCACGCTATCGCACGTCACAGGCTGTTGCGAT harbors:
- the secA gene encoding protein translocase subunit SecA, yielding MLTRLLNLIFGSKNEREIKALRPTVERINGLEASLTPLSDEALTGKTKEFQSRLADGETLEDLLPEAFAVCREAGRRRLNMRHFDVQLLGGMILHKGRIAEMKTGEGKTLVATLPLYLNALSGQGAHLVTVNDYLAKRDAQWMSQVYHFLGLSVGVIQHDASFLYDPTYDAADKRLQHLRPCTRQEAYRADITYGTNNEFGFDYLRDNLIVSDIGQCVQRELNYAIVDEVDSILIDEARTPLIISGPTDDTTDLYYRCNAIIPQLKAERDFTIEEKTKTAALTEEGNARVEKLLGVENLYDIANMNLVHHVIKALQAHTLYKRDVEYVVKDGEVIIVDEFTGRLMPGRRWSDGLHQAVEAKEGVKIANENQTLASVTFQNYFRMYKKLAGMTGTADTEAAEFAKIYNLDVNVIPTNRPNVRKDYADVVFRTEREKFNAIVEEIKECYEHGQPVLVGTISIEKSERLSGLLSRQGVKHHVLNAKYHEREAEIIAQAGRKSAVTIATNMAGRGTDILLGGNPEFTFKQLLYREEGLPEDRRLAVYEEIKADCEKNKQEVVGAGGLHILGTERHESRRIDNQLRGRAGRQGDPGSSRFYLSLEDDLMRIFASERVSNLMLKLGMEEGVPIEHGMVTRAIQNAQTKVEAHNFEIRKQLLEYDDVMNKQREIIYQHRRAVFTSEDISGEVRDMMHNVVTSFVDVCCPEEQYPEEWDFKSLAESMNGQFGVDIAAGHSEGVDSLKEMGRDALLEDMKEAVQHAYAAKEQEIRPDILRQLEKLILLQVIDHHWKEHLLGMDHLRDGIGLRGYGQKDPLIEYKREGFDMFSNLMGRIQSDALERLFRIQEVRQQEVPTSPPPQLPPRITLSHGDEAISTAAPKGHVDKVGRNDPCPCGSGKKYKKCHGA